In Bradyrhizobium sp. WBOS07, the genomic window AATTTCCTCCAGCCCTTCCTTGAAGGGTCCTTTGCAACCTGTCCCGTTGTGCGAAGGCAACTTGCCGCAGGTTGTAAAGTTCCCGCATTGAAACACGGCGGGCGAATCAACTTGCATGGAACCTTTGTGCAGGCCGTCGGCATGACTATGTGAGTTCAGTCAATTCGGGGGAGGGCCATGTCAGCACCGCTTGTCGTTTCAATTCCGCACCGTCTCGGCCGCGAGGAGGCGGTGCGCCGGCTCAAGACCGGGCTCGGCCGCGCCGCAGCCAGCATTCCCGTGATGCAGGTCGAGGAGGAGCGCTGGGCCGGCGACAGCATGGCGTTCCGCATTCGCGCGCTCGGCCAGATTGCGACGGGACAGGTCGACGTGGGCGACGACCAAGTCCGGGTCGAGGTGGTGCTGCCCTGGCTGTTGCAGCGCTTTGCCGAGATGGCGCAGGCC contains:
- a CDS encoding polyhydroxyalkanoic acid system family protein: MSAPLVVSIPHRLGREEAVRRLKTGLGRAAASIPVMQVEEERWAGDSMAFRIRALGQIATGQVDVGDDQVRVEVVLPWLLQRFAEMAQATIKKRGQLLLTKDGGK